In Bradyrhizobium lablabi, one DNA window encodes the following:
- a CDS encoding DUF4255 domain-containing protein, with amino-acid sequence MSNGTAIAAVTATLHNLLISGLHTDIDLQDATVTMLPLDRARDNSNNANQLNIFLYHVLPSGSWRNMGIPGLTRSGVGAAPVLGLNLYYLITAFGQENDAKRPFSHHLMGQAMSTLHDHPLLGADEIKAAYPKNDLWAQIERVRLTLQPFSMEEIAKLWTGFQTQYRLSVAYEAAVVLIESTRATPVPLPVLTRGPADSGVIAQASLVPPFPTIDQVTPPNNQPSAGLGDLLVFTGKNLAGTQVALQFATARLAVPITLPVDAGATDTQMTVKVPNDPANWPAGMYTVAAVVSGNGGPDRTSNEMPLAIAPRITSALPMTASRTTDGNAQLNLTCSPEVRPEQRVALLLGSREILAESFSAQTGDLTFIVAVAVPGDFWIRLRVDGVDSQLVNYATTPPTFDATQKVTIQ; translated from the coding sequence ATGAGCAACGGTACAGCGATCGCCGCCGTCACGGCGACATTGCACAATCTGCTCATCAGCGGACTGCACACCGATATCGATCTGCAAGATGCGACGGTGACGATGCTGCCGCTCGACCGCGCCAGGGACAACAGCAACAACGCCAATCAACTCAATATCTTTCTCTATCATGTTCTGCCGAGCGGTTCCTGGCGCAACATGGGCATTCCGGGCTTGACGCGATCCGGCGTCGGCGCTGCCCCGGTTCTCGGGCTCAATCTCTATTACCTCATCACGGCGTTTGGCCAGGAAAACGATGCGAAGCGGCCTTTTAGTCACCATTTGATGGGCCAGGCGATGAGCACGCTGCACGATCATCCGCTGCTGGGTGCCGATGAAATCAAGGCGGCGTATCCCAAAAACGACCTTTGGGCGCAGATCGAGCGTGTGCGTCTCACCCTGCAACCATTCTCGATGGAAGAGATCGCCAAGCTGTGGACTGGCTTCCAGACCCAATACCGGCTTTCGGTCGCCTATGAAGCCGCCGTGGTGCTGATTGAAAGCACGCGCGCAACTCCCGTGCCGCTTCCGGTCTTGACGCGCGGGCCGGCGGACAGTGGGGTTATCGCCCAGGCGAGCCTCGTTCCGCCGTTCCCGACGATCGACCAGGTGACCCCGCCGAACAATCAGCCGAGCGCGGGCCTCGGCGACTTGCTGGTGTTCACCGGCAAAAATCTCGCGGGCACGCAGGTCGCCCTTCAATTCGCCACGGCGCGTCTCGCCGTTCCGATCACGCTGCCGGTCGACGCCGGAGCCACCGACACCCAGATGACCGTCAAAGTCCCGAACGATCCGGCGAACTGGCCGGCGGGAATGTACACAGTTGCGGCCGTGGTCAGCGGCAATGGCGGGCCCGATCGCACCAGCAACGAAATGCCGCTGGCGATCGCGCCGCGGATCACCAGCGCCTTGCCGATGACGGCAAGCCGCACGACGGACGGCAACGCGCAGCTGAATCTGACCTGCTCGCCGGAGGTGCGTCCCGAACAACGTGTCGCCTTGCTGCTCGGCAGCCGCGAAATTCTGGCCGAGAGTTTTAGCGCGCAGACCGGCGACTTGACCTTTATCGTCGCAGTCGCCGTGCCCGGGGATTTCTGGATCCGGCTGCGGGTCGACGGCGTCGACAGCCAATTGGTCAATTATGCGACGACGCCACCGACGTTCGATGCGACACAGAAGGTCACCATTCAATGA
- a CDS encoding phage tail protein: MAEFSVNATRFDPYKNFKFRVKWDGKYVAGISKVGGLKRTTEVVKHREGGDPSSSRKSPGRTEYEAITLERGVTHDTEFEKWANKIWHYGAALGSETSLKDFRKDLLLEVYNEAGQLAITYKIYRCWVSEYQSLPDLDANANAVAIQHIKLENEGWERDTDVVEPTEPTFTVPAA, encoded by the coding sequence ATGGCCGAGTTCAGTGTGAACGCAACGCGCTTCGACCCCTACAAGAACTTCAAGTTCAGGGTCAAATGGGACGGCAAGTACGTCGCCGGCATCAGCAAGGTCGGCGGATTGAAGCGGACCACCGAAGTGGTCAAGCATCGCGAAGGCGGCGATCCCTCCAGCAGCCGCAAATCTCCCGGCCGCACCGAATATGAGGCGATCACCCTCGAGCGCGGCGTGACCCACGATACCGAATTTGAAAAATGGGCAAACAAGATCTGGCACTACGGCGCAGCTCTCGGCAGCGAGACGTCGCTGAAGGATTTCCGCAAGGACCTTCTGCTGGAGGTCTACAACGAGGCCGGCCAGCTTGCCATCACCTACAAGATCTATCGCTGCTGGGTGTCGGAATATCAGTCGTTGCCCGATCTCGACGCCAACGCCAATGCGGTGGCCATCCAGCATATCAAACTGGAGAACGAGGGCTGGGAACGGGACACCGACGTCGTCGAGCCGACCGAGCCGACGTTCACGGTGCCGGCGGCGTGA
- a CDS encoding phage tail sheath family protein — translation MAVLTYPGVYVEEIPSGVRTIAGVATSITAFLGRAISGPINTPVTINSFADFERQFGGLGIDRPMSYAVADFFRNGGGQAIIVRLFKAPASGTGIGQVTADSLTLNAASPGSWFSGLAAAIDTNNITDGIAGRYGLKAADLFNLTVTLTANGQTVSRERFINLSVKQDKDVPVAAGRAQRVDRVLLQSSQLVRVPLNADGTPNLPTKTPQPPPAPTATAPAAGGTASTGGAAGGGSGTASGTAAPAGTGGAASAAAGGAGGGGGAGSPPANSGGDDGQPLGDADFEGDMANKTGLYALDTADLFNLLCIPPDTRGGDISSTVLQAAMGYCQARRAMLIVDPPAAWSANPVTAANTAKNGLGSLNLTGAKARNAALYFPRVIASDLLTGQFDTFVPCGFIAGAMSATDAQRGVWKAPAGLDASLTGISGLAVNLTNDENGSLNQLGINCLRNFPVYGNVVWGARTLTGADQMADEYKYIPVRRLALYIEESLFRGTQWVVFEPNDEPLWAQIRLNVGAFMHNLFVKGAFQGQTPAAAYFVKCDKETTTQNDIDLGIVNIRVGFAPLKPAEFVVLQIQQIAGNVLT, via the coding sequence ATGGCTGTGCTGACCTATCCTGGCGTTTACGTCGAAGAGATTCCAAGCGGCGTCCGTACCATCGCTGGCGTCGCGACATCGATCACGGCGTTTCTCGGGCGCGCGATCTCCGGTCCGATCAATACGCCGGTCACGATCAATAGCTTTGCGGATTTTGAGCGGCAGTTCGGCGGTCTCGGGATCGACCGGCCAATGAGCTATGCCGTCGCGGATTTTTTCCGCAACGGCGGAGGCCAGGCGATCATCGTGCGTCTTTTCAAGGCGCCAGCCTCCGGCACCGGAATTGGGCAGGTGACCGCCGACAGCTTGACGCTCAATGCCGCTAGTCCAGGAAGCTGGTTTAGCGGGCTCGCGGCCGCCATCGATACCAACAACATTACGGACGGGATCGCTGGCCGATATGGCTTGAAGGCAGCCGATCTCTTCAATCTGACGGTGACCCTCACGGCTAATGGACAGACCGTCAGCCGGGAGCGATTTATCAATCTGTCGGTGAAGCAAGACAAGGACGTACCCGTTGCGGCTGGCAGGGCGCAGCGGGTCGACCGCGTGCTTCTGCAATCCTCTCAACTTGTTCGCGTTCCGTTGAACGCGGATGGAACGCCCAATTTGCCGACAAAGACCCCGCAGCCGCCGCCGGCTCCGACGGCCACGGCTCCCGCCGCCGGCGGCACGGCCTCGACTGGAGGAGCGGCAGGAGGCGGTAGTGGAACTGCGAGTGGCACAGCCGCGCCGGCGGGCACCGGCGGAGCAGCGAGTGCCGCAGCCGGTGGTGCCGGCGGTGGCGGTGGCGCCGGCAGCCCTCCCGCGAACAGCGGAGGCGACGACGGTCAACCACTCGGCGATGCTGACTTTGAAGGAGACATGGCGAACAAGACCGGGCTCTATGCGCTTGATACAGCCGACCTCTTTAACCTGCTGTGCATTCCTCCGGATACGCGGGGAGGCGACATCAGTTCGACTGTCTTGCAGGCCGCAATGGGCTATTGTCAGGCGCGGCGCGCGATGCTGATTGTCGATCCGCCGGCTGCGTGGAGCGCCAATCCCGTTACGGCCGCCAACACCGCGAAGAACGGGCTGGGCAGTCTCAATCTTACCGGCGCCAAGGCACGAAACGCCGCGCTGTACTTCCCCCGCGTGATCGCATCCGATCTGCTGACGGGTCAGTTCGACACCTTCGTTCCCTGCGGTTTCATCGCCGGCGCCATGTCGGCGACCGACGCCCAACGCGGTGTCTGGAAGGCGCCAGCCGGCCTCGATGCCAGCCTGACCGGCATCAGCGGGCTCGCGGTCAACCTGACCAACGATGAGAACGGGTCGCTCAATCAGCTCGGCATCAACTGTCTGCGAAACTTTCCAGTTTACGGCAACGTGGTCTGGGGCGCGCGCACATTGACTGGCGCCGACCAGATGGCGGACGAGTACAAATACATCCCGGTGCGCCGGCTCGCGCTTTACATCGAGGAAAGCCTGTTTCGCGGCACCCAGTGGGTCGTGTTCGAACCGAACGACGAGCCGCTATGGGCGCAGATCAGGCTCAATGTCGGCGCGTTCATGCACAATCTGTTCGTGAAGGGAGCTTTCCAGGGTCAGACGCCCGCGGCCGCGTATTTCGTCAAATGCGACAAGGAAACCACCACGCAGAACGATATCGATCTCGGGATCGTCAACATTCGCGTCGGGTTTGCGCCGCTGAAGCCGGCCGAGTTTGTCGTGCTTCAGATTCAGCAGATCGCCGGCAACGTCCTGACCTGA
- a CDS encoding alkaline phosphatase family protein, whose protein sequence is MIIKRIALGLLAGVALGATAEAADIDHVLLISVDGLHALDVANYVEAHPNSALAELSEHGVTYSNARTPANSDSFPGLLALVTGGSPITHGLFYDVSYDRALFAPDNVTCKGPAGNMMVFDESVDQYNGNVSLNKIDPAKLPRGRNEFGQCVAVFPHNAIRTNTIFEVVKSKGGRTAWADKHPAYDLVNGPSGKGVDDLYTPEITNVGGLDNTVSVDCTVANDQLKVAGIINEINGLKHDGSPGGGTPTVFGMNFQAVSVGQKLAHDNSNGSCLQSTHTGKVGGYLDGAGTPTEVLAFGLQKTDEALGSMIQALKQRGIYNSTLFMVSAKHGQSPINPVKINKPGHFADLVATLPDAASNPGGIAIANANACSTGSCGFVQDDDIALIWLQDPSQTKAVTDYLNANAKALFIDEVLSGDELELKFNSPAHDSRVPDVIVQPIYGTVYTGSTAKNAEHGGMSFADTNVGLVVSNPRFPRTVLKTPVLTSQVAPTILQALDIEPEELKSVRVEHTPVLPGMWDNR, encoded by the coding sequence ATGATTATAAAGAGAATAGCCCTTGGCCTGCTGGCCGGGGTAGCCCTTGGCGCGACCGCCGAGGCAGCCGATATCGACCACGTCCTGCTGATCAGCGTGGACGGATTGCACGCGCTCGACGTGGCGAACTATGTCGAAGCGCATCCGAACTCCGCCCTGGCCGAATTGTCCGAACACGGCGTCACTTACAGCAATGCCCGCACGCCCGCGAACTCCGATTCGTTCCCCGGTCTGTTGGCATTGGTGACCGGCGGATCGCCGATCACCCACGGTCTGTTCTACGATGTCAGCTATGATCGCGCGTTGTTCGCTCCTGACAACGTGACGTGCAAGGGCCCGGCCGGCAACATGATGGTGTTCGACGAAAGCGTCGATCAGTACAACGGCAACGTTTCCCTGAACAAAATCGATCCGGCGAAGCTGCCGCGTGGACGCAACGAGTTCGGCCAGTGCGTTGCGGTATTTCCGCACAATGCGATCAGGACCAATACGATCTTCGAAGTGGTCAAGAGCAAGGGCGGCCGCACCGCGTGGGCCGACAAGCACCCGGCCTACGATCTCGTCAATGGTCCTTCCGGCAAGGGCGTGGACGATCTCTACACCCCGGAAATCACCAACGTCGGTGGCCTCGACAACACCGTCAGCGTCGATTGCACGGTTGCCAATGATCAGCTGAAAGTGGCGGGCATCATCAATGAAATCAACGGCCTCAAGCATGATGGCTCGCCCGGCGGCGGTACCCCGACGGTGTTCGGAATGAACTTCCAGGCGGTCAGCGTCGGGCAAAAGCTCGCCCACGACAACAGCAACGGCAGTTGCCTGCAGAGCACCCATACCGGCAAGGTCGGCGGCTACCTCGACGGCGCCGGGACACCGACCGAAGTGCTGGCGTTTGGACTGCAGAAGACCGATGAAGCCCTGGGCAGCATGATCCAGGCACTCAAGCAGCGCGGCATCTACAATTCCACGCTGTTTATGGTCAGCGCCAAGCACGGCCAGTCGCCGATCAACCCGGTCAAGATCAACAAGCCGGGCCATTTCGCCGACCTCGTCGCGACGCTGCCGGATGCAGCCAGCAATCCCGGCGGCATCGCCATCGCCAACGCCAACGCCTGCTCTACCGGCTCGTGCGGTTTCGTCCAGGACGACGATATCGCGCTGATCTGGCTGCAGGATCCAAGCCAGACCAAGGCCGTGACCGACTATCTGAACGCCAACGCCAAGGCCCTGTTCATCGATGAAGTCCTTAGCGGCGATGAGCTGGAGCTCAAATTCAACAGTCCGGCGCACGACAGCCGCGTGCCGGATGTCATCGTTCAGCCGATCTACGGCACCGTCTACACGGGGTCGACGGCGAAGAACGCCGAGCACGGCGGAATGAGCTTCGCCGACACCAATGTCGGGCTGGTCGTCTCCAACCCGCGCTTCCCGAGAACGGTGTTGAAAACCCCGGTGCTTACCTCGCAGGTCGCGCCGACGATCCTGCAGGCGCTCGACATCGAGCCCGAGGAGCTCAAGTCGGTGCGGGTCGAACATACTCCGGTGCTGCCCGGCATGTGGGACAACCGCTGA
- a CDS encoding phospholipase C — translation MRLPTALGLVSALALAVAGASAVADDDHRRDSDDFHHVHTATPIKHVVVIFQENVSFDHYFGTYPNALNLSGETPFTAKKHTPKVNNLANPLDVNNGFVPLTGIDLLNHNPNSNPNVPLPPDNAKTNGAGAANPFRLSPSQVLTADQGHNESPEESAYDNGKMDGFPAYVGTQGPPPAGIGSKGLVMGYFDGNTVTALWNYAQHFALNDNNYTTQFGPSTPGALNLISGQTNGIAATLNVLGTSNKLLHSTHEAFGDPGQLASNITEIGDGDPLLDVCSNGTIDQVTMAGKNIGDLLNEKGITWGSFMGGFDLGIVNANGTKGCARETDPTALGTPAFTSVDYIPHHAWFQYYASTRNPTHARPSSVEAIGHTLIPHTNMPDLANHNYDIHDFFDALKGGNLPAVSFLKAPAFQDGHAGYSDPLDEQHFVVSVINALQKSPEWSETAVIIEYDDSDGWYDHQMPPIVNPSFSAAVDTLNGPGVCNTSNGFQQGKTTPAAPLNGTFGQPEWGRCGYGTRMPLLVISPFAKRNHVDHTLTDQTSVLRFIEDNWLSGERIQTGGSFDTIAGSLNNMFDFDDRDEDHPRKLILDEATGVVVSASGGGDDRDHDHDRH, via the coding sequence ATGCGTTTGCCAACAGCCCTAGGTTTGGTATCCGCTCTGGCCCTTGCGGTCGCGGGTGCAAGCGCCGTCGCCGACGATGATCACCGCCGCGATTCGGATGATTTCCATCACGTCCATACCGCAACACCGATCAAGCATGTCGTTGTGATCTTCCAGGAAAACGTCTCGTTTGATCATTATTTCGGGACCTATCCCAACGCATTGAACCTGTCGGGCGAGACACCGTTCACGGCGAAAAAGCACACGCCGAAAGTCAACAACCTCGCCAACCCGCTCGACGTGAACAATGGTTTCGTTCCGCTCACGGGCATCGACCTGCTCAACCACAATCCGAACAGCAATCCCAACGTCCCTCTCCCGCCCGACAACGCCAAGACCAACGGCGCCGGCGCCGCGAACCCGTTCCGCCTGTCGCCGTCGCAAGTGTTGACCGCGGATCAGGGCCACAATGAAAGCCCCGAAGAAAGCGCCTACGACAACGGCAAGATGGACGGCTTCCCGGCCTATGTCGGAACCCAGGGACCGCCGCCGGCCGGGATCGGCAGCAAGGGGCTGGTGATGGGGTATTTCGACGGCAATACCGTCACCGCGCTCTGGAACTACGCCCAGCATTTCGCCTTGAACGACAACAACTATACGACGCAGTTCGGCCCTTCGACGCCGGGCGCGCTCAACCTGATCTCGGGTCAGACCAACGGCATCGCCGCGACCTTGAACGTTCTGGGTACCTCCAACAAACTGCTGCATTCCACCCACGAGGCCTTCGGCGACCCCGGCCAGCTCGCCAGCAACATCACCGAAATCGGCGATGGCGATCCGCTGCTCGACGTGTGCTCTAATGGCACGATCGATCAGGTGACGATGGCCGGCAAAAACATCGGCGATCTCCTCAATGAAAAGGGCATCACCTGGGGTTCGTTCATGGGCGGATTCGATCTCGGCATCGTCAATGCGAACGGCACGAAAGGCTGCGCGCGCGAAACCGACCCGACTGCGCTGGGCACACCGGCGTTTACGTCGGTCGACTACATTCCGCATCACGCCTGGTTCCAGTATTATGCGTCGACCCGGAATCCGACCCATGCCCGTCCGAGTTCGGTCGAGGCGATCGGTCACACCCTGATCCCGCACACCAACATGCCGGATCTGGCCAATCACAACTACGACATCCATGACTTCTTCGACGCGCTCAAGGGGGGCAACCTGCCGGCCGTGAGCTTCCTGAAGGCGCCCGCGTTTCAAGACGGCCATGCCGGCTATTCTGACCCGCTCGACGAACAGCATTTCGTGGTGAGCGTCATCAACGCGTTGCAGAAGAGCCCGGAATGGTCGGAAACTGCTGTCATCATTGAATATGACGACTCCGATGGCTGGTACGACCATCAGATGCCGCCGATCGTGAATCCTTCGTTCAGCGCGGCGGTGGATACCCTCAACGGCCCCGGCGTCTGCAATACGAGCAATGGCTTCCAGCAGGGAAAAACCACGCCGGCAGCACCGCTCAACGGCACTTTCGGCCAGCCGGAATGGGGTCGCTGCGGTTACGGAACCCGCATGCCGCTCTTGGTGATTTCGCCTTTTGCGAAGCGCAACCATGTCGACCACACCCTGACCGACCAGACCTCGGTGCTCCGCTTCATCGAAGACAACTGGCTGTCGGGTGAGCGCATTCAAACGGGCGGCTCGTTCGATACCATTGCCGGCTCCCTCAACAACATGTTCGACTTCGACGATCGGGACGAAGACCACCCGCGCAAGCTGATCCTCGACGAGGCGACGGGCGTTGTGGTCTCGGCTTCCGGAGGCGGCGACGATCGGGATCACGATCACGATCGCCACTAA
- a CDS encoding prepilin peptidase yields the protein MVVIVFFGLLCLLSAVLAWIDIRHGIIPDWLNLTIAALGLSKAVILAGPLAGLEAAGEGAAIGAIFWLLRRLYFAARKIQGLGLGDVKFLAAAGIWIGVAGLPLLLLVAALTALACAGVMQLAGRQLSGRTSMSFGPFLALGLLFASVFQQY from the coding sequence ATGGTCGTCATTGTTTTCTTTGGATTGCTCTGTCTGCTGAGCGCGGTCCTTGCCTGGATCGACATTCGTCACGGAATCATTCCGGACTGGCTAAATCTGACGATTGCCGCTCTTGGATTGTCGAAGGCCGTGATCCTCGCCGGTCCATTGGCTGGTTTGGAAGCCGCCGGCGAAGGCGCGGCCATCGGCGCCATCTTCTGGCTGCTGCGACGGCTCTATTTCGCGGCCAGAAAAATCCAGGGCCTTGGGCTGGGCGATGTCAAATTCCTGGCAGCCGCCGGCATTTGGATCGGCGTCGCGGGGCTTCCGTTGCTCCTGCTGGTTGCCGCGCTGACGGCGCTTGCCTGCGCCGGCGTAATGCAATTGGCCGGGCGGCAATTGAGCGGTCGGACGTCGATGTCGTTCGGACCGTTTTTGGCGCTCGGCCTGTTGTTCGCGTCAGTTTTTCAACAATACTAG
- the gspM gene encoding type II secretion system protein GspM: protein MNSAATLRKTLASPLPAAAAYAGLVFALLFTLITSIADIFGQREAVASSAAMLEQLEDRKPASTRGQPADVSMPSGSSFLEGATVTIAGAALIQRVAGAVTKFGGNVLSTQVELKGTQSKAGFISILASCEIDQVGLQHLLYDLEAGMPFLFIDQLVVQAPSTLSSSGGGKLRILLAVSGQWNGAK, encoded by the coding sequence ATGAACTCCGCCGCTACTTTGAGAAAGACGTTGGCGTCGCCGTTGCCGGCGGCGGCCGCCTACGCCGGACTGGTGTTCGCACTGCTGTTTACGCTGATCACCTCGATTGCCGACATTTTCGGCCAGCGGGAAGCGGTAGCGTCCTCGGCGGCGATGCTGGAGCAGCTTGAGGACCGCAAGCCGGCCTCTACGCGCGGACAACCCGCCGACGTATCGATGCCGTCCGGCTCGTCCTTTCTGGAAGGCGCGACGGTCACCATCGCGGGAGCGGCGCTGATCCAACGTGTCGCGGGTGCCGTGACCAAATTCGGTGGCAACGTGTTGTCGACCCAGGTCGAATTGAAGGGTACGCAATCCAAGGCGGGATTCATCAGCATCCTCGCCAGTTGCGAGATCGATCAGGTGGGACTACAGCACCTGCTCTACGACCTCGAAGCCGGAATGCCATTTTTGTTCATCGACCAGCTCGTCGTTCAAGCGCCGTCCACGTTGTCCAGTTCGGGAGGCGGAAAGCTGCGCATTCTGCTCGCGGTGTCCGGGCAATGGAACGGGGCGAAATGA
- a CDS encoding PilN domain-containing protein, whose translation MISELKELFAEWIAAVARAIHWIAGRFMQQRQISLIEGDDNTFTAKTAPVNKGAALPDVSFRLLEGRPTPAFTADWEAAFGGASVELLLEPEHILFRSLDFPRRAVEFLDGMIRAQIDRLTPWTANEAVFGWSPPSDIANERIQLTLAATSKSKIQPLLQLASNLGAASVSAFAEPPPGDGAPAKLKVFDTALQSAVGRRMDVPRLLRIILLGTGLAAAASLVLAAYAGNMLDAEQQQLLRQIAERRASLRLGQTAAGGSALSLLAKRKQTTPSSVMVLEAISRVLPDSTYVTELRIEGDKVQVVGISQDAPSLIRLMEQSPQFSRATFFAPTTRAQNDPGERFHIEVHLTPYFGSGT comes from the coding sequence ATGATCTCTGAGCTCAAAGAGTTGTTTGCCGAATGGATCGCTGCCGTCGCGCGGGCCATTCACTGGATCGCCGGCCGTTTCATGCAACAGCGGCAGATATCGCTCATCGAAGGGGATGACAACACCTTCACCGCCAAAACGGCGCCGGTGAACAAAGGTGCTGCCTTGCCGGATGTTTCGTTTCGATTGCTGGAGGGAAGGCCAACCCCCGCTTTCACAGCCGACTGGGAGGCCGCATTTGGCGGCGCCAGCGTCGAACTCCTGCTCGAGCCCGAACACATACTGTTCCGATCGCTCGACTTTCCCAGGCGAGCGGTGGAGTTTCTCGACGGCATGATCCGCGCCCAGATCGATCGGCTGACGCCGTGGACGGCAAACGAGGCGGTGTTCGGTTGGAGCCCGCCCTCCGACATCGCAAACGAGCGCATTCAGCTGACCCTCGCGGCGACGTCGAAAAGCAAAATCCAGCCGCTGCTGCAGCTTGCGAGCAATCTTGGCGCGGCGTCCGTGAGCGCCTTTGCCGAGCCGCCGCCCGGCGACGGCGCGCCAGCAAAATTAAAAGTCTTTGACACCGCGCTGCAAAGCGCGGTGGGGCGGAGGATGGATGTGCCGCGCCTCCTGCGCATCATCTTGTTGGGCACCGGTCTCGCGGCTGCGGCGTCCTTGGTGCTGGCGGCTTATGCCGGGAACATGCTCGACGCCGAACAGCAGCAACTGCTACGCCAGATCGCGGAACGCCGCGCCTCGCTGCGTCTCGGCCAAACTGCCGCCGGCGGATCGGCCCTGAGCCTGTTGGCCAAGCGAAAGCAGACGACGCCGTCCAGCGTCATGGTGCTTGAAGCGATCTCGCGGGTGCTGCCTGACAGTACTTACGTGACCGAATTGCGGATTGAAGGCGACAAGGTCCAGGTCGTCGGCATTTCGCAGGACGCACCGTCCCTGATCCGATTGATGGAACAGTCGCCGCAATTCTCCCGCGCCACATTTTTTGCGCCGACCACGCGCGCGCAGAACGACCCTGGCGAACGTTTCCACATCGAGGTACATCTCACACCTTATTTCGGATCGGGCACATGA
- a CDS encoding general secretion pathway protein GspK has product MIRKAPHATAASEHGFVLVAVLWIVAALSALAIIFSAYLSNTAQALSVSDIGLQAEALVSGSVELTAYQLSLAGEKARPMQGSFHYRLDNADITVSFVSETGRIDLNAASKDLLANLFASLGAGPEDAAQYADRIIGWRTPPKANATDDEVSLYRAAGLAYSPRQAPFAHVDELALVQGLPPALVDRALPLVTVYSGQPKINVLVAAPEVIAALPGMTPSGLKQFLRERPVLPNDMAAIATALGPAQANAAIDKSDFFRILTTVRFGNGRQTASEVVIGLAGEEDPYRVLSWQDEVEARTSHPTRPAEDGDDL; this is encoded by the coding sequence ATGATACGAAAAGCTCCGCACGCGACTGCGGCTTCCGAACACGGCTTCGTCCTGGTCGCCGTGCTCTGGATTGTCGCGGCTCTGTCGGCACTGGCGATAATCTTCTCGGCCTATCTGTCCAATACGGCGCAGGCGCTTTCTGTCAGCGATATCGGGCTGCAAGCCGAAGCCCTGGTATCTGGCAGTGTCGAGCTGACGGCGTATCAATTGTCGCTGGCAGGCGAAAAAGCGCGTCCGATGCAAGGCTCGTTTCACTATCGACTGGACAACGCCGATATCACGGTCTCGTTCGTGTCCGAGACTGGGCGCATCGATCTCAACGCCGCCTCGAAAGACTTGTTGGCCAATTTGTTTGCAAGTCTTGGCGCCGGTCCGGAGGATGCCGCACAATATGCCGACCGCATCATCGGTTGGCGGACGCCGCCGAAGGCCAATGCCACTGATGACGAAGTGTCGCTCTACCGCGCCGCGGGCCTTGCCTATTCTCCGCGGCAGGCACCGTTTGCACATGTCGACGAGCTTGCGCTGGTTCAGGGCCTGCCGCCGGCGCTGGTCGATCGCGCCCTGCCGTTGGTGACGGTTTATAGCGGACAACCAAAAATCAATGTGCTGGTCGCCGCGCCCGAGGTGATCGCCGCATTGCCCGGCATGACGCCGTCGGGCCTGAAACAGTTTCTGAGGGAACGGCCGGTATTGCCGAACGACATGGCCGCGATTGCGACGGCGCTCGGTCCGGCGCAGGCAAATGCAGCAATTGATAAAAGCGACTTCTTTCGCATCCTCACCACGGTCAGATTCGGCAATGGCCGTCAGACCGCATCGGAGGTGGTGATCGGGCTGGCCGGCGAGGAGGATCCCTATCGCGTGCTGTCCTGGCAGGACGAGGTCGAGGCCCGGACCAGCCACCCGACACGACCGGCGGAGGACGGCGATGATCTCTGA
- a CDS encoding PulJ/GspJ family protein translates to MSVSPISKRDGESGFTLIETLVALALTGLVLSALANITSQWLPNWNRGMDRIQRSESVALALQRISADLAAAEYVPPGREQRQPLFEGSELAVTFVRTSLGPNSRPGLDVVRIGETSDRRDFVTVRTRAPFAPLPQGTSLSEQIQLGDPVVLLRAPFRLSFSYAGRDRVWKSSWRDADRLPAAIMLTVRDAATERVLSVSTVTSIHAEAPAGGNCAQPGPGCDGKTGGADQNSKDGSKGNASPANAAVGQGGTQ, encoded by the coding sequence ATGAGTGTCTCTCCGATCAGCAAACGCGACGGTGAGAGCGGCTTTACGCTGATCGAGACGCTGGTCGCGCTGGCATTGACGGGCCTGGTGCTTTCGGCATTGGCCAACATCACCTCGCAATGGTTGCCAAACTGGAACAGGGGAATGGACCGTATCCAGCGCAGCGAATCGGTCGCGTTGGCATTGCAGCGGATTAGCGCCGATCTTGCGGCCGCCGAATATGTGCCGCCGGGTCGCGAGCAGCGCCAGCCGCTGTTCGAAGGCTCGGAGCTGGCGGTAACGTTCGTACGGACCAGTCTCGGCCCCAATTCCCGGCCGGGGCTGGACGTGGTGCGGATCGGCGAAACCAGCGATCGCCGTGACTTCGTGACGGTTCGTACGCGGGCGCCGTTTGCGCCGTTGCCACAAGGGACCTCGCTCTCCGAACAGATCCAGCTTGGTGATCCCGTGGTGTTGTTGCGCGCGCCGTTCCGGCTGTCGTTTTCTTATGCGGGCCGCGACCGTGTCTGGAAGAGCAGCTGGCGCGACGCGGACCGGTTGCCGGCCGCGATCATGCTGACGGTTCGGGATGCTGCGACCGAACGCGTCCTCTCGGTATCGACCGTGACTTCCATCCACGCCGAGGCGCCGGCGGGCGGAAACTGCGCGCAGCCGGGCCCCGGGTGTGACGGCAAAACCGGTGGCGCTGACCAAAATTCGAAAGATGGCTCCAAAGGCAATGCCAGCCCGGCAAATGCCGCGGTGGGGCAGGGCGGGACACAATGA